Proteins from one Desulfonema limicola genomic window:
- a CDS encoding alpha-2-macroglobulin family protein: MKKNIFLSSLFFFVLIFLNSQAFAADNEHDIVSENSFRVLDISERTYDNGPAVAVLLSKPLNPEIRHDEHLRISDTKDMLKSAWILSDDGRTLWFPHVDAEMEYSVSVLETLKSADGLELGKRVSQSLTTRPVAPVISFASEGFLLPSDLNKGLPVITVNVNSVYIEFFKINEKGLVDFVNWKNTSGKKSYYKLSQAKNYGTMVYSGRFDMDVSKNRRTVYHIPIGENTALQEPGVYLAVMREPGEYDYNYQAAYFLVTDIGLHVKAYKNQSLVFASSLKTGQPLKGIILNFYDNSGSIIEKGKTDADGKYEYLKKIPGKVHLITARKGNQTGILPMQIPALDMSEFDLGKRKYQPREIFVYSPRNLYRPGETLTVSALLRNDDGNPVEPIPLQAKLFQPDRKEVKSFTWQVQELGSGDLNYYQTNISLANDAQTGKWNLKLWDDPSSKSPSANYIFHVEEFLPERMKLDLHAVPEFPENKDDLEISISGRYLYGAPASGNKTGARARVKAVRSLFDTLKGFEFGDIKDKSYKDMWDLPENKLDKLGNLTLNIPSRWQEINSPLSVRIAVDLFETGGRPVTRAVDKTIWPAKSLIGIRPLFDSKTSIDEGPVNFEVVKVKIDGTLETDKGLMVELIKEDRDYYWEFAESTGWIYKYTQKNYQYLTQDLNLIPGRATPLTLQLQNGQYVLAVKDPETNLTTSIRFRVGYWWYGEDQAGAARPDKVVMTLDQPSYKPGDIIKLTITPPHNGQALIAVEGEHPLWVKRLPVSSEGTIVEIPMLAGWNTHNIYISSIVFRPGDSKEKITPNRAAGLIHLPLDRKPRKLNINIDAPQKARPQAPMTVKLTADRLENRETFVTLAAVDTGILNITDFKTPDPIKYFFERRRYDVNNYDIYSKVIELMDGSPAALRYGGDADLAGGKRPENKVKLLSLFQAPVAFDENGEAWVSFNIPDFNGQLRLMALAFDTSNFGSAEKEVTIAAPVVTQLAMPRFLAPEDKSEFTLDIHNLSGEAQELNLMLNADGPVKLEQGEQTISLADQEKRTLSFPVSAKADYGTSRITLQLNGKDINLKRNWSLPVRPGYPATTRKVFKSLAQTQTLTLDPALVSDLIESTIDAELKISDKIPLLFQNAMKGLITYPYRCLEQTASRAYPLLYAAPEQIARYNLPIITAQERIARLEKAIVHIASMQLASGGFGLWNKNSPEAPWLSVYTADFLLTARDMGVNVPDTMLDKALKRMESYIKQGPPSDTYMDNQARDHVNFAVQSYAAYILSRLNRAPLGTLRTLYDNHHKKSGSCLPLAHLGIALKNMGDAKRSQKALEQAAAKRIDKNGYWGDYSSPVRDLALTTALFAEYRARGIKGFDTLITDLDNAVRQRQWTSTQEKYAIFKAGLILDQDQEKQWQGRLTISSKEIPIDKKGSYYADLSPQDIINGVSFTSENPEQLYVSAIIDGYTKNPLFKEDSRISISRKIYDLQGKPVERHEFKVGELLLVHLEISAKEWIPDALAADFLPAGFEAENQNLKHSFKLEDMTIDGKSIWKLKEQADILHEEYRDDRYVAAIRLNNYQLTHLFYLIRAVNPGSFSVPPAFVESMYRPEIRGIGETQPNIRVINKSR, from the coding sequence ATGAAAAAAAATATTTTTCTTTCATCTTTATTTTTTTTTGTTTTAATTTTTTTAAATTCACAAGCATTTGCAGCAGACAATGAACATGATATTGTATCAGAAAACAGTTTCAGGGTTCTTGATATAAGCGAAAGAACCTATGATAACGGCCCTGCTGTTGCAGTTTTACTTTCCAAACCCCTAAATCCTGAAATCCGTCATGACGAGCATCTGCGTATCAGTGATACAAAGGATATGCTCAAAAGTGCATGGATACTTTCTGATGACGGCCGTACCCTCTGGTTTCCCCATGTGGATGCTGAAATGGAGTATTCTGTTTCTGTACTGGAAACCTTAAAATCTGCAGACGGCCTGGAACTTGGCAAAAGGGTAAGTCAAAGCCTTACTACACGTCCAGTTGCACCTGTTATCAGTTTTGCCAGTGAAGGTTTTTTACTGCCTTCAGACCTGAATAAAGGGCTTCCAGTTATTACGGTTAATGTAAATAGTGTTTATATTGAATTTTTTAAAATCAATGAAAAAGGGCTTGTTGATTTTGTAAACTGGAAAAATACAAGCGGCAAAAAGTCCTATTATAAACTTTCCCAGGCAAAGAATTATGGAACAATGGTTTATTCAGGCCGTTTTGATATGGATGTGTCTAAAAACCGGCGAACTGTCTATCACATACCTATTGGAGAAAATACAGCCCTGCAAGAACCTGGTGTTTATCTTGCTGTTATGAGAGAACCTGGTGAATATGATTATAATTATCAGGCTGCATATTTTCTTGTTACCGATATTGGACTTCATGTAAAAGCTTATAAAAATCAATCCCTTGTTTTTGCTTCTTCTTTAAAAACAGGCCAGCCTTTAAAGGGGATTATCCTGAACTTTTATGATAACAGCGGAAGTATTATTGAAAAAGGTAAAACTGATGCAGACGGTAAATATGAGTATTTAAAGAAAATACCTGGAAAGGTTCATCTTATAACAGCCAGAAAAGGAAACCAGACAGGGATTCTTCCCATGCAAATACCAGCTCTGGACATGAGTGAATTTGATCTTGGAAAAAGAAAATACCAGCCCCGTGAAATCTTTGTTTACAGTCCCAGAAATCTCTACCGCCCGGGAGAAACACTCACAGTTTCCGCTTTGCTCAGAAATGATGATGGAAACCCTGTTGAACCCATACCCCTTCAAGCTAAATTATTCCAGCCTGACCGTAAAGAGGTTAAAAGTTTTACATGGCAGGTACAGGAACTTGGTTCTGGTGATCTTAATTATTACCAGACAAATATCAGCCTTGCAAATGATGCCCAGACCGGTAAATGGAATCTTAAATTATGGGATGATCCTTCATCAAAATCCCCATCTGCCAATTATATATTTCATGTTGAAGAATTTCTTCCCGAGAGAATGAAACTTGATCTTCATGCAGTCCCCGAGTTTCCTGAAAATAAGGATGATCTTGAGATTTCAATATCAGGCAGATATCTTTATGGAGCGCCTGCTTCAGGCAATAAAACAGGTGCCAGGGCAAGGGTTAAGGCTGTACGCAGTTTATTTGACACTCTCAAAGGCTTTGAGTTTGGAGATATTAAAGATAAATCTTATAAAGATATGTGGGATCTTCCAGAAAACAAGCTTGATAAACTTGGAAATCTTACCCTGAATATCCCCAGCCGCTGGCAGGAAATCAACAGCCCCCTTTCAGTACGGATTGCTGTTGACCTTTTTGAAACCGGAGGGCGGCCTGTTACCCGTGCTGTTGATAAAACAATCTGGCCTGCAAAATCCCTTATAGGCATCCGTCCTTTATTTGATTCTAAAACCTCTATTGATGAAGGGCCTGTGAATTTTGAGGTTGTTAAGGTAAAGATTGATGGAACCCTTGAAACAGATAAGGGTCTTATGGTTGAACTCATAAAAGAAGACAGGGATTATTATTGGGAATTTGCCGAATCCACAGGATGGATTTATAAATATACCCAGAAAAACTATCAATATCTTACCCAGGATTTAAACCTGATTCCAGGCAGGGCAACCCCTTTGACCCTTCAGCTTCAAAACGGCCAGTATGTACTGGCTGTAAAAGACCCTGAAACAAACCTGACCACAAGTATAAGATTCAGGGTAGGTTACTGGTGGTATGGAGAAGATCAGGCAGGTGCAGCCAGACCTGACAAGGTTGTCATGACACTGGATCAGCCTTCATACAAACCAGGAGATATAATCAAGCTCACAATTACCCCGCCCCACAATGGTCAGGCTTTGATTGCAGTAGAAGGCGAACATCCCCTTTGGGTTAAGCGGCTGCCGGTTTCATCAGAAGGCACTATTGTTGAAATTCCCATGCTGGCAGGATGGAATACCCATAATATTTATATCAGTTCAATAGTTTTTCGGCCAGGGGATTCAAAAGAAAAGATCACACCCAACAGGGCAGCAGGGCTTATTCACCTGCCCTTAGACAGGAAACCGCGAAAACTAAATATTAATATTGACGCACCCCAGAAAGCCAGACCCCAGGCTCCAATGACAGTCAAGCTGACAGCAGACAGGCTGGAAAACCGGGAAACCTTTGTAACACTTGCAGCCGTGGATACTGGTATTTTAAATATCACAGATTTTAAAACCCCTGATCCGATTAAATATTTTTTTGAAAGACGGCGCTATGATGTGAACAATTATGATATATATTCAAAAGTTATAGAACTCATGGACGGCAGCCCTGCTGCTTTGCGCTATGGAGGTGATGCTGATCTTGCAGGCGGCAAACGCCCGGAAAACAAGGTGAAGCTCTTATCCCTGTTCCAGGCTCCTGTTGCTTTTGATGAAAACGGGGAAGCATGGGTTAGTTTCAATATTCCTGATTTTAACGGACAGCTGAGACTCATGGCACTGGCTTTTGACACCAGTAATTTTGGTTCAGCAGAAAAAGAGGTTACAATTGCAGCACCAGTTGTAACACAGCTTGCCATGCCCAGGTTCCTGGCTCCTGAAGATAAATCTGAATTTACCCTTGATATACACAATCTCAGCGGAGAAGCCCAAGAGCTTAATCTCATGCTTAATGCAGACGGCCCTGTTAAACTGGAACAAGGAGAACAAACTATCAGTCTGGCAGACCAGGAAAAAAGAACTCTAAGTTTTCCAGTATCAGCAAAAGCTGATTATGGAACATCCAGAATTACCCTTCAACTTAATGGTAAAGATATAAACCTGAAACGAAACTGGAGCCTGCCTGTACGTCCAGGATATCCGGCAACAACCAGAAAGGTTTTTAAATCCCTTGCCCAGACCCAAACCCTGACCCTTGATCCAGCTCTGGTTTCAGATCTGATAGAATCCACAATTGATGCAGAATTAAAAATATCTGATAAAATTCCCCTGTTATTTCAAAATGCCATGAAAGGGCTGATAACCTATCCTTACAGATGCCTTGAACAAACCGCCAGCCGGGCATATCCCCTGCTCTATGCAGCCCCTGAACAAATAGCCAGGTACAACCTGCCCATAATAACAGCACAGGAAAGAATTGCCAGGCTGGAAAAAGCAATTGTCCATATTGCCTCCATGCAGCTTGCTTCAGGAGGATTCGGCCTGTGGAATAAAAACAGCCCTGAAGCCCCCTGGCTTTCAGTTTATACAGCAGATTTTCTGCTCACAGCCCGGGATATGGGGGTTAATGTACCTGATACCATGCTGGACAAGGCATTAAAAAGAATGGAATCCTATATAAAACAGGGGCCTCCGTCAGATACCTACATGGATAACCAGGCCAGGGATCATGTTAATTTTGCTGTTCAATCCTATGCAGCCTACATACTTTCCAGGCTTAACCGTGCCCCCCTGGGAACTCTGCGCACACTTTACGATAATCATCATAAAAAATCAGGTTCCTGCCTGCCCCTGGCACATCTTGGCATTGCTCTTAAAAATATGGGAGATGCAAAACGCAGCCAGAAAGCCCTGGAACAGGCAGCAGCAAAGCGAATTGATAAAAATGGATACTGGGGGGATTACAGCAGCCCTGTAAGAGACCTTGCACTGACAACAGCATTGTTTGCAGAATACAGAGCCAGAGGTATTAAGGGCTTTGACACACTTATTACCGATCTTGACAATGCAGTCCGCCAGCGCCAGTGGACAAGCACCCAGGAAAAATACGCAATCTTTAAAGCAGGTCTTATCCTGGATCAGGATCAAGAAAAACAATGGCAGGGCAGATTGACTATATCTTCAAAGGAAATACCTATTGACAAAAAAGGTTCTTATTATGCTGACTTAAGTCCACAAGACATAATTAACGGTGTATCCTTTACATCAGAAAACCCTGAACAGCTTTATGTATCAGCCATTATTGACGGCTATACAAAAAATCCCCTGTTCAAAGAAGACAGCAGAATTTCCATATCAAGAAAAATCTATGATTTACAGGGCAAACCTGTGGAACGGCATGAATTCAAGGTAGGAGAACTTCTCCTGGTTCACCTTGAAATCAGTGCCAAAGAATGGATACCTGACGCACTTGCAGCAGATTTTCTGCCTGCTGGGTTTGAAGCTGAAAACCAGAATCTTAAACATAGTTTTAAGCTGGAGGATATGACAATTGATGGAAAATCCATATGGAAGCTAAAAGAACAGGCTGATATTCTGCATGAAGAATATCGTGATGACCGGTATGTTGCAGCCATAAGACTAAACAATTATCAGCTTACCCATCTGTTTTATCTTATACGGGCAGTAAACCCAGGCTCCTTTTCCGTACCTCCTGCTTTTGTAGAATCCATGTACAGACCTGAAATAAGAGGCATAGGGGAAACTCAGCCCAATATCAGGGTTATCAATAAAAGCAGATAA
- a CDS encoding response regulator, with protein MALKNTNDVTILVVDDNPINLELLSDCLTEFGYTVLLKKDGEKALALLERRIPDIILLDILMPGIDGFETCKYIKSMDRAKDIPVIFMTALTDTSDKIKGFELGAVDYITKPFHQEEVLARVKTHITIQDLKKDLQSKNRELQRSLERERKIADDLRLNLSISLPHELRTPLNSILGFSSLLKDPLYIPKPDKIAEYGEAIHQGGLRLKRLVENSLLYANLKLLKYTPRTRMFDQYDVFVDTKPFITSVALLKAEDAQRQDDLVLSLTDSHMRVSPQNIKKIIIELLDNAFKFSNPGSQVEIKSIINGTLCILSITDQGRGMTKEQIANIGAYMQFDRDFHEQQGAGLGMIVTSLLTQLEGGVISIDSTPGRGTSVSIVFNCNNGAYETQDTKSIKWFDPDDKHGCKIKGYKTLNLLDREEFTIFVINNDKENFSTITQLLTPAGFMVIEAKDFTQALEKALINPPDLIFTCLTALENQGIDKFGQMKMFSGNEKIKLIVMSTNIMESSNQEHILFMCDDQIMKPAKKKDILDKLEQHLGLEWIYEQ; from the coding sequence ATGGCTCTTAAAAATACAAATGATGTAACAATTCTTGTTGTTGACGACAACCCGATAAACCTGGAGCTTTTATCAGACTGCCTGACTGAATTCGGATATACTGTACTTTTGAAAAAAGACGGTGAAAAAGCTCTGGCTTTGCTGGAAAGAAGAATACCTGATATTATTCTTTTAGATATTCTTATGCCTGGGATTGACGGGTTTGAAACCTGTAAATATATCAAATCAATGGACAGAGCAAAGGATATTCCTGTTATTTTCATGACAGCTCTTACAGATACTTCTGACAAGATCAAAGGATTTGAACTGGGAGCAGTTGATTATATAACCAAGCCTTTTCACCAGGAAGAGGTGCTGGCAAGGGTAAAAACCCATATAACAATCCAGGATTTAAAAAAAGATCTTCAATCTAAAAACAGGGAACTGCAAAGATCCCTTGAACGGGAACGTAAAATAGCAGATGACCTGCGTTTAAATCTAAGTATTTCCCTGCCCCATGAGCTTAGAACTCCTCTTAATTCAATTCTTGGTTTTTCAAGTTTATTAAAAGATCCTTTATATATACCTAAACCTGATAAGATTGCTGAATATGGAGAGGCAATTCATCAGGGAGGACTCAGGCTTAAACGGCTTGTTGAAAATTCCCTGTTATATGCAAACTTGAAACTGCTGAAATATACACCCAGAACCAGGATGTTTGATCAGTATGATGTTTTTGTGGATACAAAACCTTTTATTACCTCTGTGGCACTGCTAAAAGCTGAAGATGCCCAAAGGCAGGATGACCTGGTTTTGTCATTAACAGACTCCCATATGCGTGTATCTCCCCAGAATATAAAAAAAATTATTATAGAACTTCTTGACAATGCTTTTAAATTTTCCAATCCAGGCTCCCAGGTGGAAATAAAATCCATTATAAATGGAACTCTCTGTATTTTAAGCATAACAGATCAGGGCAGAGGAATGACAAAAGAGCAGATTGCTAATATAGGTGCTTATATGCAGTTTGACAGGGATTTTCATGAACAGCAGGGAGCAGGGCTTGGAATGATAGTTACCAGTCTTTTAACCCAGCTTGAAGGAGGGGTTATTTCAATTGACAGCACCCCTGGCAGGGGAACAAGTGTAAGTATTGTTTTTAACTGCAATAATGGTGCTTATGAAACCCAGGACACTAAATCCATAAAATGGTTTGATCCTGATGATAAACATGGCTGCAAAATAAAAGGCTATAAAACCTTAAACCTTTTAGACAGGGAAGAGTTTACAATCTTTGTTATAAACAATGATAAGGAAAACTTCTCAACAATAACACAATTGCTTACACCTGCCGGTTTTATGGTTATTGAAGCAAAAGATTTTACCCAGGCCCTTGAAAAAGCTTTGATAAACCCTCCAGATCTTATTTTTACATGTTTAACTGCACTTGAAAACCAGGGAATTGATAAATTTGGACAAATGAAAATGTTTTCAGGCAATGAAAAAATAAAATTGATTGTCATGTCAACAAATATCATGGAATCATCTAACCAGGAACACATACTTTTCATGTGTGATGATCAGATTATGAAACCTGCAAAAAAAAAGGATATACTTGATAAACTTGAACAGCATCTTGGGCTTGAATGGATTTATGAACAATAG